tacattgtagggtgtaacggtaacctaatccctttacaatgtagatcattcatatagaggatcattgatcaaattaggattataacaatagataactaatgatgtgtctatatggtggaacatatagagcattctatatactgagagtgcaattctaagttctatgcgtggattcaacgaagaattaataagtcagtgaatttaggttataaattcttgatctgcttattggaagcttggttatatagacccatggtccccccactagttgagataatattgcttgtaagactcatataattggttttgattaaccaattataattatcaaattagactatgtctatttgtgaatttttcactaagtaagtgcgaaattgtaaagaaagagttttaggggcatatttttttaattatgatactttctatgattcaattaataaatatgataaatgaaaatattatttaataattatttatagttattaaatagttagaattggcatttaaatggttgaatttgaaaattggcatttttgagaaaatgagatgtagaaatgataaaactgcaaaattgtaaaaagtgaggcccaaatccatatagccatggccggccactttaatAGGCTTTatcaattgatattttcattattttaatgccaaataattcaaacctaaccctagtggaatgctataaatagatagtgaaggcttcaggaaatttacacttaactttctactttttccttcagagaaaaacttgagccttctctctctatacctagctgccaccttcttctctctcttcttccttgaaattttgaaccacttagtgattagagtagtgcccacacacagcaagtgatacctcaatcatagtgaggaagatcgtgaagaaagacattcaacaagaaggagtttcaacactaaagaaggagagaaagagatccaggttcagatcttgataatactctgcaacagaaaggatacaagggttagagatctgaacggaaggagacatttaattctgctgcacccaatgtaaggtttctcatactttatatgtgtttatttcataatcgttttagaagttcatatttagggtgttaatcaacatacttgtgagtagatctaagatcttggtaaaataatttccaacaaagagATCATTCTCGGGGCCCCTCCATAGAGGTCTAAGTCCATTCGAAGCAAAATACATACTGAACGAATTACACAAGGTGATTGCAGTAACCACTCTGGACTAAGAAGCTTATACAACAAGGCTCTTACAACTGGATACTATTGGTTGACAATAAGGACAGATTCATATGTCATCTTCAAAAGATGCAACAAATTCCAGAGGTTCGCTCAAGTATCACACATGCCACCAAAAGACTCCATTCAACATTAACTCCTTGGCCTTTCATGAAATGAGGAATGCACATTGTTGGGAAGATACCTACAGGTCTGGGGCAAAGAGTCTTCATGTTGGCGGTAACGATTAGTTCACCAAATAGGTAGAAGAAGAAACCTATGCACAAGTCATGGATCGAGAAGTCAAAAGTTTTATTTGAAAGAGTGTCATATGCAAATTTCAGTGTGCCAAAAGAAATAGTGATTGACAATGGCTCGCAGTTCAAAAGCTTAGACTTTCAAGATTTTGTAACGAATGGGTTATACAACTCACATTCTCGACACCCAAATACACACAATTGAATGAACAAGCACAATTGACAAACAAGACAATGGTAGCATCTTTAAAGAAAAGACTAGAAGATGCTAAAGGAAGATGGGTAGATGAACACCCAAGGGTGTTATGGGCATACAGAATGACGACAAAGAATTCCACTGAGGAAACACCTTTCTCCTTAACCTATGGAACAGAAGCAAACATTTTTGCAAAGGCAGGGCTCCTAACCACAAGATTTGAACACACGACGAATGATGAAAACTGGCAAAATATGGCTCACATGCTTGATACATTAGACAAACAAAGAGAACAAGCATTGACAAGGATTGCAGCGTATCAACATAAACTGGCACAACCTTTTAACAATAGCATCTGAGTTCTTCGGTTCAACATTGGACATTGGATTCTAAGGAAACTTTTCCAAAATATGAGAGAAGTAGGAGTGGAAAATTAGGTCTGATGTGGGAAGGAACTTACAAGATTTTAAGGATAGTTGGACAAGGAGCCTACAAAGTCAAAATATCAGATGGACATGATATAAGCAACAGTTGGAACATTGTTCATCTAAGACAGTATCATTTCTAAACTATCAAATTTAAGTGTTAATTTCTATCAAAGGACatgatattttcaattttaagtgTTAATTTCTATCATACTCCTTTCACCTTACTGACTTAAGCATCAGAGGGTCGACGTCTTTGCCGTCAACCGCACCCCCTGACATTTCAAGATCTAAATACAAACATCACAAGACCTTTGTACATGACTGTTAGGTAAAAAAGTTTCAATcaattgaattttaatttaagaTCTTAATACTGACTTAAGCATCCGAGGATTGATGGCAAAACTGTCAACCGCGCCTTCTGACATTGCAGGATCTTGGttggaaaaatatataaaaatttgacGAAAAATGCAATTATCCAAAATATGACACAAGTCTAAGCATCACCATAGTACCATGCCCATACTTAGACTGGAGAATAAGATATGAGCATTTGAACAATGCAAAGAAATAAGCTCATGACAATTTGAGGttagaaaatatttataatattaccaTTTAGCACTTATTCAGTTCAATATCAGATTTAATTACATGTGAATTTCTATTGTCATGTTTGGCAAAACAGTTAGCAATTACACAATAAACTaatattatgtaatatttaatataataattattatcattttgtaataaatatataaaataattcttatttattaataatatttaaaataaataaaataaataaaaatctctTCATAAAATAAACTCAAATTCCATAGTAATTtcgtaataaatatttaaaataatttttatttgttaagaCTATTTAATTATTCTTGCGTTCTATATATATTAAGCTATAGATTAAATGTAAGCATTTCATCAATCAAAATTATGCTAAATTATGAATAAATTTATTAGATATCTAATTTAAAAGAAAGCTAAAAAATTGATGTTAAAAAAATCATATGTCATATATTCTCATATTaggttttttcttttccttcttcttcttcttgtttttttttttgtttatttactaacaataaaataaaaatcacaataaaaaatattataaaaataacatcatATATACaggacaaaaattaaaattatgtatataagaaaagaaaataaaaataaaaaattaaatcacattaaataattattatattaactaaataattgaaattatgTTTGGtatgtaattacacaatttaatTACATCGAATTCTCGTAAAGTATGAGAATTGGTGAGAATAATTGAGGTCTCCCAATTTTTTTCAATAACACAGTTATGGTGTAGTTACGCGTCCAAACAAACACGCCAAACTATATAATTACCTCCACTTATATCCAAATTTAATTCATATATGACTTTCAAAACGCATCCTAAGATTGAATGATCTACCAAACCAAGTTAAAGAATTTCAACTTTTGTGTGAGAAGGATGTATATTCAATCGTAATATTACATGGCTATTAGATGAATTTGGCTCTTTCAATATAGTCAATTGAACACGCAATTGTACTTATACTACTTCAAGATCATTTTTCAACTTTGGActccacaaaaataataataagaagaataaATGAATTcgagataatttttttattttcaaattaaaaaattagaaaaaaaatcattaaactaaaacaaaaaatttgaggtctagaaagaaaacaaaattcAATAATAATTAACTGTATAATATTCTCACTAACTCAATTTTGTCTTCTCATTTAGTTTGGTATTTGATGATTGGTCAAACACTCAATGTGGAGTGGAGGTTGGCTAACCAACTTTTAAAAATTGAGAACATGTAATAATGAAttaatgaatgaatgaatgtCATAGTAGAATTATATAGAATGAATTTTAAGGAATATGGCATgaatggataataaaatatgaaaacaaatatgaaaaaaaaaaatagaacatgTGGGACTTAAAAGACCCCCACAAGCAACATCCACACTTGATTcccttattaaatttttaagatAGAAAAGAGGACAAAGAAACTGATGTAAATGATTCTGTTCCAAAGGAAATAAACAACCCAACAAAAATTTCAGTTGCCCATATGATTCTTTCTAGAGGCCTTACTTTGTTTACTCTACAAATACTATTTCTCTCTATTTGTCTTTTCacaaaagtatttttatttCTAGTACTTAGTGGATGATGGATAAAGAAAACAAACATAGACATGTATTGCAATAATGTTTTAGtacttattatataaaaatgtgAATATTCTTGATTTTGTCATAATCGATCACCATATATATGCTAAATATTTAAGCTTAGTCatataacaaattaatttagGGTCCCTTATAATGGCATTATCTCTTTGATATCTTTCATGTATAGCAAGATATAAGAAAAGTTTATAGTTAAGTATGTCTTGGTCAATACTTCATAGTTTCCTTGCCTCCATTTGGTCCAGGCTCAGCTTGACCAAGCTTTGTTTATACTAATTAAGTTGAGTCAATAATATgagtattttattttctatatatatagatcATAATTGGTGTGTCTTCTgtacataattttattatatatgtccTGTTTTATTTGTAGTCCcccctctaatttttttttattattttatcccaATAAATGTGACTATGTGTGGCCTTAAAGTAGATGCTATGGTTGAATGGCTGACAAAGGAAGCATCCAAGAACATGCCTGTGTTCACACTTTGTATGAAGTCTAGCATACATTTACATGTGACAAGCTTTTATTTGTCAAAAGAAACACTCAAATAGTACCCCATATCATGAAGagcatatacatatacatatatatacattacttataataattattttgttaatatgtTCCACAACATAGAAATTTATAACCTATGAAACATGTTATTTTCACTTAAGAGATCTTTTGTATGAATCCAAAGTAGTGTGATGGAAAAACTAGAAGGTTGTAGAGATATCTATCCATTATTTAAAAAGTGTATGACACAGAATCAAAGatggaaaaagaaaagaagtgcctcaaaataaacaaataaaaataatgagaagACTTGAAAGAGACTGAAAGGATCGATCATCTCATCTTTCTTCAATTTCCAAACTTCAATAGTTTTTTACATTAGAAATTTCTAAAAGCTAAACTTTTTCACTTTGGTGAAACAATGTAAAAAAGCAAACAGGAGAAATAATGAGTAAAAAACAGAAAAGATAATTGTTCTcctagaaaaagataaaaaaggtAATGAGATGACCTGTTTTAAGTTTGGGGAATATGGAAAAAGACCTGATCAATTATTTGATGTAACAAAGTTTGGCCAGAATTTgctttcatcattttttttttatctgcaAGTATGATCAGACATTTTCACATGTCATATAAATgggattaataaaatttaaacaagATGAAGAACATtaatgtttaaataaatatacttTCAGGCTTTTacccaatatatatttatatatgaagaaGAGAACAAACAAGACTCACTCTCAAAACTAATACCAATGAAGATTCACATTGAACTAATGACAATACTAATCTTTACCTTTTCATTCTTAAGGGGGTTAGAAGAATTAACAATCTCCAAGAACATATTAATGTGTACAAGAACTAAAGAAAACCATGGGCCCAATAATCTCCTATGGTACTTTCCTAAGAGAAAACAAATGTACatgagaagaaaagaaaaagaaaagatttttgttcttgttttttacagatgaaaaagaaaagaaaatcaatCAAAAGGAGTAAGCTACACGATGAACCACTCGATCTCTAAGAATTCCATTGTACAAAGCTGCTCTGTTAGCAGGCATTCCTTTATACTTTTCACCATTCATTTTCTTCAACTTTAGAgaagtagaagaagaagaagaagaagaagaagaagaagaagttgttTTTGAATTGAGAGAATTGTTAATCACACTGTGCTGTCTTCTAAACTCGTCACCATCACTCCTAGGATCAATCACGTCCTCTGCAAAGTGGACCCTTTTTTGCTTATTATGATTTCTCCTTTTCTTGTTCTCTTCTGCAAAACCCACCAAGAATATATAAGAATTCGTTTACGAAATTGCCCCTTTTTCACATTATAAGACCAAAGATTTCaactttatttttatctttttgggGGTGTTTGGGATAACATACCAGAAGAAATACATGATCGTAGAATTTGAGTTTGACCGACTGAGAATTGGGCTGTGGGCACAGCTTTCTGGAGACGAAGAGCGAGGAGAATCACAGTGCCGGAGACCGCCATGGCTGTGGCCAACACCACTCCTTGTGAGCCCAGTATTGAAGACATCGTTTTTCTCTATTTTCCTTTTTGCTTTTGTTCTTTTCAAAAAAccagaaagaaagagagaaggagaaaaagaagaagagtgGAGGAATATTCAAATGGCTTACATTAGATAAATAAGTTTGGTTATCTTTGGGGGTTTCGATGGTAACGGCATAgactgtatatataaaaatattggtATACACATATACACGACCCACATGCcttattttaatgtttttgtgaaaaagattgAATATGATTGGTGGGATCTTTTTTTGATCGACAAAgtatatatttgttaattgtaTGTCATCATATGTGTCAGCATGGGAAAGTGTTTGGTTCATGCGAAAGTAACTGTTTTACTTaccactttttattattatttttacccAATGTTAGAATTTGGAAGCGTGGTTAAAGTTCAATCTCAAAACTAAGTAATAAGAGCAGGTACTAGCAGCGCCTTGCAAACCTAGTTGTAACTTGTAAGCCAACCTACTCGATGGATGCCACCTAGTTGTAAGCCAACCTCCTcgataggtaaaaaaaaaaatttaaatccttACTATAAATAtcaatagtatttttaaaaataattaaaaaaatatatattatttatagacGAAATTACTCATTACGAGATATTAATAGTTGTTTACTTAAATATGACATATttatatgacattttttttttagatatttttatagtatttaaTATATCATGTATATGTAATTTAGGTTTTCACAGtctatatttaatgtttttatttattcaagCAGTTTTATTTGTCACTGATGTCGGAAAAATCGCGCGAGTTTGCTATTGGCgctggaaaagtcgtcggagtagccgcaggtgccggaaaagtcactggAGTTGTTGCTGATGCCGGAAAAGTTGTCGGAATCAGCATTGTTACtggaaaatcaccaagaaacggtttcttgatgaagaaactactttcttggtgatttttttggCGACAAAGCCAATTCTGAcaacttttccggcaccgacagcaaactttgaaaaagtcgttagaattggcattgtctccgaaaaaatcactaagaaactggtttcttcatcaagaaacttattgatgaagaaaccagttttttggtaattttttcggCAACAATGCCAATTCTTACAACCTTTCCGGCACTGGCAACAACTTCGACGACTTTTCCAGCACCTGCAGCTACTTTGGTGCCTTTTTCGGTACTTGTGACAACTCCAGCGATCACTGTAGtttcatttgttttatttttttaaaaaaaaaaaatatatgaagagaattttaatattttttatggtaattcaaAGTGGCATATCCTATATATGttataagtttttattttaaataccatattttttttcctattaagTTTCCTGACCATATTTATATAAACTAGCTTTATTTTTCctatatttatgtaaatatgcATTGTTtaaaaggtattttttttttttatttagaccCCTAAAATGAGTGGGCCTAGCCTGCTATGCCTAGGGCAGGTCCTAGTTCCGGGGAAGGGCTTTGTCCGGTTAAGGGGAGTGATACGGGATGCAGCTGGTGTGGTTTGGTTAGCCTGGTCATCAGTTGTGGTAAGTGATTTTTCTGCTAATGTGGCAGAGCTGCTTGCCACTCGTCTGGGCTTGACTCTTGCGCCTCAACTTAGTTTGATTATCTCCATTATTAATAGTGATTCTACTAAGACAATTAGTTGAATTAATAAGCtccaaataaattttatttttgagtctattttattatatatctattctTTATTAGTTGTTGTTGGTGGTAATTCTTGCAGCGCCATTTTGCATTTGGCGAATGGTGTTGCCCACATACTGACAACCTTTATTACTAGTTTAGGGGATTATATTTGGACAGATGCTTGTCCATGATTTTTAAATTCTTCGGTAACAGCGAATTTatcttaataaattatatatttctctcaaataaaaaaaagagtagGTACTAGCAATGTAAGACTCTCTTTAACACTAAACTACATATTTTTTCAACTTTTGTTTATCTttgaaaaaaggaaaatttacaCCCTATACtgatttttctcattttatttcttttgtactgTTACACGGCAATTATAACTTTTTTATtgtgtaacttttttttttttttaagtctaattaatttaacttaataatatatatatgtgtttatatataaaaaagaggtTTGTAAAAGTTGATTGATGTCTTTTACATCActtttatgttaaattttttattttattttgttagttaaatttgaaatttaagtcTAATCACTCACATgaattcattttaaaaaatttat
This Cannabis sativa cultivar Pink pepper isolate KNU-18-1 chromosome 6, ASM2916894v1, whole genome shotgun sequence DNA region includes the following protein-coding sequences:
- the LOC115724658 gene encoding uncharacterized protein LOC115724658, with translation MSSILGSQGVVLATAMAVSGTVILLALRLQKAVPTAQFSVGQTQILRSCISSEENKKRRNHNKQKRVHFAEDVIDPRSDGDEFRRQHSVINNSLNSKTTSSSSSSSSSSSTSLKLKKMNGEKYKGMPANRAALYNGILRDRVVHRVAYSF